One genomic segment of Meriones unguiculatus strain TT.TT164.6M chromosome Y unlocalized genomic scaffold, Bangor_MerUng_6.1 ChrY_unordered_Scaffold_32, whole genome shotgun sequence includes these proteins:
- the LOC110541148 gene encoding small ribosomal subunit protein eS27-like, which translates to MPLAKDLLHPSPEEEKKKHKKKILVQSPSSYFMDVKCPGCYKITTVFSHAQMVVLCVGCSTVLCQPTGRKARLTEACSFRRKQHGMRPIEDEWEPSQ; encoded by the coding sequence ATGCCTCTCGCAAAGGATCTCCTTCATCCCTCtccagaagaggagaagaagaaacacaagaaaaagatccTGGTGCAGAGCCCCAGTTCCTACTTTATGGATGTGAAATGCCCAGGATGCTATAAAATCACCACGGTCTTTAGCCATGCACAAATGGTAGTATTGTGTGTTGGCTGCTCCACTGTTCTCTGTCAGCCTACTGGCAGAAAAGCAAGGCTGACAGAAGCATGCTCCTTCAGAAGGAAGCAGCACGGAATGCGTCCGATTGAGGATGAGTGGGAGCCATCCCAATAA